One part of the Maridesulfovibrio sp. genome encodes these proteins:
- the icd gene encoding NADP-dependent isocitrate dehydrogenase, translating to MSTKTVYFIEGDGIGPEVWGAARPVLDAAIEKAYSGKNKIEWVELLAGEKAYEATGEYLPQETLDTLAKAELAIKGPLQTPVGKGIRSLNVTLRQVFDLYACIRPIRYFEGIESPVKRPDLVDIVVFRENTEDVYAGIEWSSASPEAKRVIDFLVNEMGAKIDPTAGVGIKPITPAGSKRLVRRAIDYAIDQNRESVTLVHKGNIMKFTEGGFRQWGYDLAEEDYAGKVVKEGEDSTGRVIIKDRIADAMFQELLMRPEQYSVVATTNLNGDYLSDALAAQVGGLGLAPGVNMGDKLAIYEATHGTAPTIAGKDLANPGSILLSGAMLLENNGMGEAAALIKNAVEKALAAKKVTVDLASQISGSEQVGCKEFGEIILANL from the coding sequence TTGTCTACTAAAACAGTATATTTTATAGAAGGTGATGGTATTGGACCCGAAGTATGGGGCGCAGCCCGTCCGGTCCTCGATGCCGCAATTGAAAAAGCTTATTCCGGTAAAAACAAAATAGAATGGGTTGAACTTCTTGCCGGCGAAAAAGCTTATGAAGCTACAGGTGAGTACCTTCCTCAGGAAACTCTTGATACCCTCGCCAAAGCTGAATTGGCCATTAAAGGCCCTTTGCAGACCCCTGTCGGTAAAGGAATCCGTTCCCTCAACGTTACCCTGAGACAGGTTTTCGATCTCTACGCATGCATTCGACCCATCCGCTATTTCGAAGGCATCGAGTCTCCGGTCAAGCGTCCTGATCTGGTTGATATCGTGGTTTTTCGCGAAAATACCGAAGATGTCTACGCAGGAATCGAGTGGAGTTCGGCATCTCCTGAAGCTAAGAGGGTAATTGATTTTCTCGTCAATGAAATGGGTGCGAAGATCGATCCCACTGCCGGAGTAGGGATTAAGCCTATTACTCCTGCTGGTTCTAAGCGTCTGGTTCGCCGGGCCATTGATTACGCCATCGACCAGAACCGCGAATCAGTGACTCTGGTGCATAAAGGCAATATCATGAAATTCACCGAAGGCGGCTTCCGCCAGTGGGGTTACGACCTCGCCGAGGAAGATTATGCAGGCAAGGTTGTCAAAGAAGGTGAAGACTCCACCGGCAGGGTTATCATTAAGGACCGTATTGCTGACGCAATGTTCCAGGAACTGCTTATGCGTCCTGAACAGTACAGCGTAGTAGCTACCACCAACCTTAACGGTGATTATCTTTCCGACGCACTTGCCGCACAGGTCGGTGGCCTCGGGCTTGCTCCGGGCGTTAATATGGGTGATAAGCTTGCTATTTATGAAGCAACCCACGGAACCGCACCGACAATTGCCGGTAAAGATCTTGCCAACCCCGGAAGTATTCTGCTCTCCGGTGCTATGCTGCTCGAAAATAACGGCATGGGCGAAGCTGCCGCACTGATCAAAAATGCGGTTGAAAAAGCACTTGCCGCTAAGAAAGTCACTGTAGACCTCGCAAGTCAGATCAGTGGTTCCGAACAGGTCGGGTGTAAAGAATTTGGAGAGATTATTCTTGCTAACCTGTAG
- a CDS encoding aminodeoxychorismate/anthranilate synthase component II translates to MNILLIDNNDSFTNNLDHLLSREISHGHIHVRPYAEVLGSGSCFDFSSYALIIISPGPGCPADYSGYAAVFESGLPVLGVCLGMQIMNEYFGGRTSRLDGCFHGRTEKVFFSGKYLAVARYHSLYCSELGQELKLLRANSAHIPMVVAHTNLPLLGYQFHPESFLTEQPGVFIEFALNYFGLL, encoded by the coding sequence ATGAATATACTTCTCATCGATAACAACGACAGTTTCACTAACAACCTTGACCATCTGCTGAGCCGTGAGATCTCGCACGGGCATATTCACGTGCGTCCTTATGCAGAGGTACTGGGAAGCGGCAGCTGTTTTGATTTCAGCAGCTATGCGCTGATAATTATTTCACCCGGTCCCGGTTGTCCGGCAGATTATTCCGGCTATGCGGCGGTTTTTGAATCCGGCCTGCCTGTGCTCGGCGTCTGTCTCGGCATGCAGATAATGAATGAATATTTCGGGGGGCGTACATCCCGACTTGATGGCTGCTTTCATGGCCGTACTGAGAAGGTCTTTTTTTCAGGGAAGTATCTGGCCGTAGCCCGTTACCACTCGCTTTATTGCTCCGAACTGGGTCAGGAGCTTAAACTCTTGAGAGCTAACAGTGCACATATCCCTATGGTTGTTGCGCATACGAATCTGCCGCTGTTGGGATATCAATTTCACCCGGAATCTTTCTTAACTGAGCAACCCGGAGTCTTCATTGAATTCGCCCTTAATTATTTCGGACTGTTGTAG
- a CDS encoding efflux RND transporter periplasmic adaptor subunit: MQRIILFLIFSFLACPAFAAEKQEAQMPPAHVATSKSFSGQVAPESSYIGTVYFSETSDVASEVSGKIVRVDVEEGDVVKKGDVLIRLSSDLLNTEILAAQAAYAEAKANYDLAKRNDQRITKLFQSGSVHEGEYDSKRFKALAMESELASSQAKLHRLQIQLDKKTIRAPFDGIVLKRSVYLGEWLPVGADVVKLGMNNSYDVVVNVPQDVAMVVKPGLEVSIAAADNEYKGKVFAVIPRGDIASRTFPVKIRIIGDTGFKQGMEARVSLPNGIASETVVVPRDAVLTLRGTTMVIAIIDGKAQPFPVQVVGFKGMNAGVRGKGLKSGMDIVTKGNERLRPGQPVIIDNK; this comes from the coding sequence ATGCAACGGATAATATTATTTTTGATTTTTTCGTTTTTGGCCTGTCCTGCTTTCGCCGCAGAGAAGCAGGAAGCACAGATGCCGCCGGCTCATGTCGCTACGTCAAAATCTTTCTCCGGGCAGGTTGCCCCGGAATCTTCTTACATCGGTACTGTATATTTCTCCGAAACTTCTGATGTTGCATCCGAGGTTAGCGGTAAAATTGTCAGAGTCGATGTTGAAGAAGGTGATGTAGTCAAAAAAGGTGATGTATTGATCAGGCTCAGTTCTGATTTGCTGAACACTGAAATACTTGCAGCCCAAGCTGCCTACGCGGAAGCAAAAGCCAACTACGACCTTGCCAAGCGTAATGACCAGCGTATCACCAAGCTTTTCCAGAGCGGTTCTGTCCATGAAGGTGAATACGACTCAAAGCGTTTCAAGGCACTGGCCATGGAGAGCGAACTTGCTTCCTCTCAGGCAAAGCTGCATCGTCTGCAGATCCAGCTTGATAAAAAGACGATCCGCGCACCTTTTGACGGTATTGTGCTGAAACGTTCTGTTTACCTCGGAGAATGGCTCCCAGTGGGCGCCGATGTAGTAAAGCTGGGTATGAACAACAGCTACGATGTTGTGGTTAATGTTCCACAGGATGTTGCCATGGTTGTCAAACCCGGCCTTGAAGTTAGCATTGCTGCCGCGGACAATGAGTACAAAGGTAAAGTCTTTGCTGTCATTCCGCGCGGAGATATTGCCAGCCGAACTTTTCCTGTAAAGATTCGAATTATCGGTGATACAGGGTTTAAGCAGGGCATGGAAGCCCGTGTTTCCCTGCCGAACGGCATTGCCAGCGAAACTGTTGTGGTTCCCCGGGATGCGGTTCTCACACTGCGCGGTACGACAATGGTCATCGCCATTATTGACGGCAAAGCTCAGCCTTTTCCGGTACAGGTCGTAGGCTTTAAGGGTATGAATGCCGGAGTACGCGGTAAGGGGCTCAAATCCGGAATGGATATCGTTACCAAGGGTAACGAGCGGCTCAGACCCGGCCAGCCTGTTATTATTGACAATAAATAG
- a CDS encoding anthranilate synthase component I family protein: MNSPLIISDCCSFERFREIGAYFVCNHAADILLGSPECTDSCQSYLGVDPVDELELHPGLKADVISAKMKAFCFTDCGPVMGYLSYELGYELRGVESHKSASFPLLHLKKYRAVLIHDGGDSSLKLVCNDESYRPAVCKDIAKAGAIPDTVLPSFAECNVHMSLDKKGYEEGVGRTIEFIRDGLTYQLNLTTMFSMPGGDLDPVRWFFALHKHYPAPYYALLKSGGNVIVSTSPELFLRVKKGQVLSEPIKGTLRFEEYSEELVCELQNSVKEDSELSMIVDLVRNDISADCRYGSVVVEDHKSVFAVDNLLQMFSRVRGELREGRDCIDLLLSAFPGGSITGCPKKSSMKLIDKLEPHSRGPYCGSIVLINGPQDMVSSISIRTGVYNEAENKLCCWAGSGIVIDSDPEAEYLETIAKVGKILDPESV; the protein is encoded by the coding sequence TTGAATTCGCCCTTAATTATTTCGGACTGTTGTAGCTTCGAACGCTTCAGGGAAATTGGGGCGTATTTTGTATGCAACCATGCAGCGGATATTCTGCTCGGTTCCCCGGAATGTACTGATTCATGCCAGAGTTATCTGGGCGTTGACCCAGTGGATGAGCTTGAGCTTCATCCCGGCCTGAAAGCTGATGTTATTTCTGCAAAGATGAAGGCATTCTGCTTCACGGACTGTGGTCCGGTGATGGGATATCTTTCCTACGAGCTGGGGTATGAATTGCGCGGGGTGGAGAGCCATAAGTCTGCTTCTTTTCCGCTGCTTCATTTAAAGAAGTACCGCGCCGTGCTGATTCATGACGGTGGGGATTCTTCCCTGAAACTTGTTTGCAATGATGAAAGTTATCGGCCAGCTGTTTGTAAAGATATCGCTAAAGCAGGTGCAATTCCAGATACCGTATTACCCTCGTTTGCAGAATGTAATGTGCATATGTCCTTAGATAAAAAGGGATATGAAGAAGGCGTGGGCCGTACTATTGAGTTCATCCGTGACGGGCTTACTTACCAGCTTAATCTCACAACCATGTTTAGTATGCCGGGTGGGGATTTAGATCCTGTTCGCTGGTTCTTTGCGCTGCACAAGCATTATCCTGCTCCTTATTATGCTTTATTAAAAAGCGGTGGGAATGTTATCGTTTCCACTTCCCCGGAACTGTTTTTACGGGTGAAAAAGGGGCAGGTGCTATCGGAGCCGATCAAAGGGACACTTCGCTTTGAAGAGTACTCGGAAGAATTGGTTTGTGAGCTGCAAAATTCGGTAAAAGAAGACTCGGAACTTTCCATGATCGTTGATTTGGTCCGTAATGATATCTCAGCAGACTGCCGCTACGGTTCAGTTGTTGTAGAGGATCACAAATCTGTATTTGCAGTGGACAATCTCTTGCAGATGTTCAGTCGGGTGCGTGGGGAATTGCGGGAAGGACGCGACTGTATAGATTTGCTCTTAAGTGCCTTCCCCGGTGGTTCCATAACCGGGTGCCCAAAGAAAAGTTCCATGAAACTTATTGATAAGTTGGAACCACATTCGCGCGGACCGTATTGCGGCAGCATTGTGCTCATCAATGGTCCGCAGGATATGGTTTCTTCTATTTCCATCAGGACCGGTGTGTATAACGAGGCCGAAAATAAGCTGTGTTGCTGGGCCGGAAGCGGCATAGTTATTGATTCCGATCCTGAAGCGGAGTATCTGGAGACAATTGCTAAAGTCGGCAAGATTCTCGATCCGGAGTCAGTATGA
- a CDS encoding efflux RND transporter permease subunit, with amino-acid sequence MDFVKFSIEKPVSVLVGVILLVLFGGMALSGLPYQLSPSVTEPEITVETTWTGATPYEIERDIIEEQEKVLKGVTGLMEMESECFDSFGRISLRFKIGTNIDDALLRVSNKLNEVKKYPSDSDRPVISATGASASPVIWMIMRTLPENKHHINEFATYFEDEVRQYIERVDGVADLFVGGGTEKEMHIIIDSEKLAAYNLTIDEVIKVLQSENANVAAGNLGVGRRDYRIRTTAEFKSPEEIEQVVITSSGQQRVTIADVGRVVPGFAKDTVAMLHNGTPGMAIGIKPEPGANVLEVTENVRKVVEELNSGLLADKGVFLDWVYDQAPYINGAIDLVKQNIIIGGVLAVIVLLTFLQSFSATIIVAIAIPISVIGSFIVFGGLGRTLNIVSMSGISFAVGMLVDNAIVVLENIDRHRGMGKAPYQAAYDGASEVWGAVLASTLTTVAVFLPVVFIEEEAGQLFKDIAIAVTCAISLSMFVSISVIPMLAKQFYSISKRKKKVKENLLTRIGAKSSDWIMAVLDLSIRNWVTRLSTVFILVAASALLVVSFFPKMEYLPQGNRNLILSILIPPPGLSFEERASIGEYIAAQTEPHMHKEKDGFPSVEQLFYVSAPDINLFGAISGDEERPAALIPLFNRIMNSIPGMFGVSIQASIFETGLGKGRMVAVDFSGPDLPKLMAAAGTMFGMARQAIPGGQVRPIPSLEMLYPEVRIVPDRDRIRAAGMSSQEIGEALDVLMDGRKIGDYKEEGKKKIDLKLMASGNLVDTPEALYESLVATPQGWAVPVSSLSHLERTYGITQIRHLERQRTVTLQITPPKTMPLEQAMDIIHNQLIPKVKEMGLMDGVNVRMSGAADKLTQTREAMQWNFLLAVVITYLLMAALFGNFIYPFIILLTVPLAGAGGFLGLKLENLFIAPQPLDVLTMLGFVILIGVVVNNAILIVHQSLNNVRFEGMEHRDAVLEATRSRLRPIYMSATTSIFGMLPLAIAPGPGSELYRGLGAVVLGGLALSTVFTVFMIPALLMFFIKMEKVGHGEAEA; translated from the coding sequence ATGGATTTTGTAAAGTTTTCAATTGAAAAACCTGTTTCTGTGCTGGTCGGAGTTATCCTGCTGGTTCTGTTTGGCGGTATGGCCCTTTCCGGCCTGCCGTACCAGCTTTCTCCCTCAGTAACTGAACCGGAAATTACTGTTGAAACTACATGGACAGGCGCCACTCCATATGAGATCGAGCGTGACATCATCGAAGAGCAGGAAAAAGTTCTTAAGGGTGTTACCGGTCTGATGGAAATGGAATCGGAGTGCTTTGACAGTTTCGGTCGGATTTCCCTGCGCTTTAAAATCGGTACCAATATCGATGATGCCCTGCTCAGGGTTTCAAATAAGCTCAACGAGGTTAAGAAATATCCATCTGATTCCGACCGCCCTGTGATTTCCGCAACAGGAGCTTCCGCTTCTCCGGTAATCTGGATGATTATGCGTACTTTACCGGAGAATAAGCACCATATTAATGAGTTCGCTACTTATTTTGAAGATGAGGTGCGTCAGTATATTGAGCGTGTGGACGGTGTCGCGGACCTGTTTGTCGGCGGTGGAACCGAAAAGGAAATGCACATAATCATCGATTCGGAAAAACTGGCTGCCTATAATTTGACTATCGATGAGGTCATTAAGGTCTTACAGAGCGAGAACGCTAACGTTGCAGCCGGTAACCTCGGGGTCGGACGTCGTGATTACCGTATTCGCACTACTGCTGAATTCAAGAGTCCGGAAGAAATCGAGCAGGTGGTAATCACTTCCTCAGGCCAGCAGCGCGTGACCATTGCCGATGTGGGCAGGGTCGTTCCCGGATTTGCCAAAGATACAGTAGCTATGCTGCATAACGGTACTCCCGGAATGGCTATCGGGATCAAACCTGAGCCCGGCGCGAACGTACTGGAAGTGACCGAGAACGTGCGCAAAGTTGTGGAAGAGCTGAATTCCGGACTGCTTGCTGATAAGGGTGTTTTCCTTGATTGGGTTTATGATCAGGCACCATACATCAACGGTGCAATTGATCTGGTAAAACAGAATATCATTATCGGTGGTGTGTTGGCGGTTATCGTCCTGCTGACATTTTTGCAGTCCTTTTCCGCTACCATTATCGTTGCAATCGCAATTCCGATTTCTGTCATCGGTTCATTCATTGTTTTCGGCGGACTGGGGCGGACGCTGAACATTGTCAGTATGTCCGGTATTTCATTCGCTGTCGGTATGCTGGTGGATAACGCTATTGTTGTCCTTGAAAATATCGACCGTCACCGTGGAATGGGTAAGGCCCCCTATCAGGCCGCTTATGATGGAGCGAGCGAAGTTTGGGGAGCGGTTCTGGCTTCAACTCTGACCACTGTTGCAGTATTCCTGCCGGTTGTTTTTATTGAAGAAGAAGCAGGGCAGCTATTTAAGGATATCGCTATTGCGGTTACCTGCGCGATCTCTCTGTCCATGTTTGTTTCTATTTCGGTTATCCCCATGCTGGCCAAGCAGTTTTATTCTATCTCTAAAAGAAAAAAGAAGGTGAAAGAGAATCTGCTTACCAGAATAGGTGCCAAGAGCTCCGACTGGATTATGGCTGTGCTGGACCTGTCTATCCGTAACTGGGTCACACGGCTCTCGACAGTGTTTATTCTTGTCGCGGCTTCAGCTTTATTGGTTGTTTCCTTCTTCCCGAAGATGGAATACCTGCCGCAGGGTAACCGCAACCTGATTTTGTCTATCCTTATCCCGCCGCCGGGGCTTTCCTTTGAGGAAAGAGCTTCCATCGGTGAATATATCGCTGCCCAGACTGAGCCGCACATGCATAAGGAAAAGGATGGCTTTCCTTCAGTGGAACAGCTTTTCTATGTTTCAGCCCCGGATATCAACCTTTTCGGTGCAATCTCCGGAGATGAGGAACGGCCAGCTGCGCTGATTCCACTTTTTAACCGTATAATGAACTCTATTCCCGGTATGTTCGGGGTTAGTATCCAGGCTTCGATTTTTGAAACTGGCCTTGGTAAGGGACGTATGGTCGCAGTTGATTTTAGCGGACCGGATTTGCCCAAGCTTATGGCTGCTGCCGGAACCATGTTCGGGATGGCCAGACAGGCTATTCCCGGCGGACAGGTACGACCTATCCCGTCTCTGGAGATGCTTTACCCTGAAGTGCGTATCGTTCCCGACCGGGACCGTATTCGTGCGGCTGGCATGTCCAGTCAGGAAATAGGTGAGGCTCTTGACGTACTCATGGATGGCCGCAAGATCGGAGATTATAAAGAAGAAGGTAAAAAGAAAATCGACCTGAAACTCATGGCATCCGGGAATCTGGTCGACACACCGGAAGCCCTTTATGAATCACTTGTGGCAACCCCGCAGGGTTGGGCGGTTCCTGTTTCTTCACTTTCCCATCTGGAGAGGACCTACGGTATCACCCAGATTCGACACCTTGAGCGTCAGAGAACGGTTACGTTGCAGATAACTCCGCCCAAAACCATGCCTCTGGAACAAGCTATGGATATTATCCATAACCAGCTTATTCCCAAAGTTAAGGAAATGGGACTCATGGACGGTGTTAACGTGCGCATGTCCGGCGCGGCTGACAAGCTGACCCAGACCCGTGAGGCCATGCAGTGGAACTTCCTGCTGGCGGTTGTCATTACCTACCTGCTTATGGCAGCACTGTTCGGAAACTTCATTTATCCGTTCATCATTCTGCTGACAGTGCCTCTGGCTGGCGCAGGTGGTTTCCTTGGTCTGAAGCTGGAAAACCTGTTCATCGCTCCACAGCCGCTGGACGTGCTGACCATGCTCGGTTTCGTTATTCTGATCGGGGTTGTTGTTAACAACGCAATTCTTATTGTCCACCAGTCACTGAACAACGTCCGTTTCGAGGGCATGGAACACCGCGATGCTGTGCTTGAAGCAACCCGTTCCAGACTGCGCCCTATCTACATGTCAGCAACAACATCCATTTTCGGTATGCTGCCGCTGGCAATCGCTCCCGGACCCGGTTCTGAACTTTATCGCGGCCTTGGTGCGGTAGTGCTCGGCGGTCTGGCCCTGTCCACGGTATTCACCGTGTTCATGATTCCGGCCCTGCTGATGTTCTTCATCAAAATGGAGAAGGTCGGCCATGGCGAGGCGGAAGCTTAG
- a CDS encoding pyridoxal phosphate-dependent aminotransferase, which translates to MECISKRACEITPFLVMDVLEKAQEMERQGRSIIHMEIGEPDFDTPECVKQACIKAMESGETHYTHSLGIPELREAISKYYNDTYGVDVDPGRVIITQGTSPAMLLLFTFILDQGDNIIVSDPAYACYSNFISFAGAEANSIRTFEEDGFQYRPEAIEKAINDRTKAILINSPSNPTGILLSPERMEKIAQMGPWIIADEIYHGLVYGEKEHTILEYTDHAFVLNGFSKLFAMTGWRLGYIIAPEKYVRPMQKLCQNFFISANSMAQYAGVSALTESWDEVNRIKGIYDDRRKFLLQRLREIGFDIKVEPTGAFYVLVNMKHLAAKFDGSSLKLAFDILEKAGIGVTPGIDFGEGAEGFIRLSYANSMENLAEGMNRLEKYVKENS; encoded by the coding sequence ATGGAATGTATTTCGAAAAGAGCCTGTGAGATCACCCCCTTTCTGGTCATGGATGTTCTGGAAAAAGCACAGGAAATGGAACGTCAGGGCCGCAGCATCATCCACATGGAAATCGGCGAACCGGACTTCGATACCCCGGAATGTGTCAAACAGGCCTGTATCAAGGCGATGGAATCCGGAGAAACACACTACACACACAGCCTCGGCATCCCGGAACTTCGTGAGGCTATCAGTAAATATTATAATGACACCTACGGTGTGGATGTCGATCCGGGCCGGGTTATCATAACTCAGGGGACTTCCCCGGCAATGCTGCTGCTATTCACTTTTATTCTGGATCAGGGCGACAACATCATTGTTTCCGACCCAGCCTATGCATGTTACAGCAACTTTATTTCCTTTGCCGGTGCTGAAGCTAACTCCATCCGCACTTTTGAGGAAGACGGATTCCAGTACCGCCCGGAAGCCATCGAAAAGGCTATAAACGATCGCACCAAGGCGATTCTAATCAACTCCCCATCCAACCCAACCGGAATCCTGCTTTCCCCGGAACGCATGGAGAAGATAGCTCAGATGGGCCCGTGGATCATTGCCGATGAAATATACCACGGCCTTGTGTACGGAGAAAAGGAACATACCATATTAGAATACACTGACCATGCCTTTGTATTGAACGGATTTTCTAAACTTTTCGCCATGACCGGATGGCGTCTGGGATACATCATCGCGCCGGAAAAATACGTGCGGCCGATGCAGAAACTCTGTCAGAACTTTTTCATCTCCGCCAACTCCATGGCCCAGTATGCCGGTGTTTCCGCACTTACCGAATCATGGGATGAGGTCAATCGCATCAAGGGAATCTACGACGATCGTCGCAAATTCCTGCTCCAGCGACTGCGTGAAATAGGATTTGATATTAAGGTCGAACCAACCGGAGCCTTTTACGTACTGGTTAATATGAAACATCTGGCAGCCAAATTCGACGGCAGCTCCCTGAAACTGGCCTTCGACATCTTAGAGAAAGCCGGAATCGGAGTCACACCGGGCATTGATTTCGGTGAAGGAGCAGAAGGATTTATCCGCCTGTCATATGCCAACTCAATGGAAAATCTGGCTGAGGGAATGAATAGGCTTGAAAAGTACGTAAAAGAAAACAGCTAG